A genomic window from Chanodichthys erythropterus isolate Z2021 chromosome 1, ASM2448905v1, whole genome shotgun sequence includes:
- the cdx1a gene encoding homeobox protein CDX-1a codes for MSVSFLLDTAMYGNPARHLNISQPHLNVYPSAPYPDYSGYHPGPALGNDLHHNGSPWSPGFGPGSREEWPPLYSHGTGHSLPVNGLEVNVIPPVDQGLLSGAPSAPVEREEPQDWMRRAAAPPNSGGKTRTKDKYRVVYSDVQRLELEKEFHFSRYITIRRKAELAGALSLSERQVKIWFQNRRAKERKMNKKRLQQAQQSSASTPPSMPGHGSAAMVTSTNIGLMTDNISTNIKEEY; via the exons ATGTCCGTGAGCTTCCTGCTGGACACGGCCATGTACGGCAACCCCGCGAGACACCTGAACATCAGCCAACCTCACCTGAACGTCTACCCGTCCGCCCCGTACCCGGACTACAGTGGATACCACCCGGGTCCTGCCCTCGGGAATGACCTGCATCACAACGGCAGCCCGTGGAGTCCCGGGTTCGGCCCGGGTTCGCGTGAAGAGTGGCCGCCGCTCTACAGCCACGGGACAGGTCACTCGCTGCCGGTTAACGGCTTGGAGGTCAACGTGATTCCGCCGGTGGATCAGGGGCTGCTGAGCGGCGCACCGAGCGCGCCGGTGGAGAGAGAAGAGCCGCAGGACTGGATGAGACGCGCCGCGGCTCCCCCGAACTCTG GAGGGAAGACGCGGACAAAAGACAAATACAGAGTGGTGTACAGTGACGTTCAGCGCCTGGAGCTGGAGAAGGAATTTCATTTCAGCAGATACATCACCATCAGAAGGAAGGCGGAGCTCGCCGGAGCCCTGAGCCTATCAGAACGCCAG GTGAAGATCTGGTTTCAAAACAGACGAGCTAAAGAAAGGAAAATGAACAAGAAGCGACTGCAGCAGGCTCAGCAGAGCTCTGCATCCACACCGCCCAGCATGCCCGGCCACGGCAGCGCCGCCATGGTCACTAGCACCAACATCGGTTTGATGACAGACAATATATCGACCAACATCAAAGAGGAATACTGA